A section of the Venturia canescens isolate UGA chromosome 11, ASM1945775v1, whole genome shotgun sequence genome encodes:
- the LOC122418459 gene encoding uncharacterized protein isoform X1, translated as MNFLGLSCQFFLFLTLTFVSLEGVLSDRKSSEMAKLLHRPIRAFSFPEASTMGLFFALAVPLEAPRNSVSLSYFFEATYNLPQNSTDFEPHVQRSERKRRGIQRKTIYHSIQRKFERSGLRGRECLLRVICETSESPLHHNGVLGDIISVIFTPSTSRSENLPRDMLEAELVGRGDNCSKYYTNCPVGLFDLIGILV; from the exons atgaattttttgggtctttcttgtcaatttttttt ATTTTTGACGTTAACATTTGTGAGCCTCGAAGGAGTTTTGTCCGACCGAAAAAGCTCCGAAATGGCAAAGCTTCTTCACAGACCAATTCGAGCATTTTCGTTTCCGGAAGCGAGCACAATGGGA CTTTTCTTTGCTCTCGCAGTGCCTCTCGAGGCACCAAGAAATTCGGTCTCGCTCTCCTATTTCTTCGAGGCTACTTACAATCTGCCCCAAAATTCAACAGACTTCGAGCCTCACGTGCAgagaagcgagagaaaaaggagaggCATACAGAGAAAAACGATTTATCATtcaattcaacgaaaattcgaaag GTCAGGATTACGAGGGAGAGAGTGCCTTCTGAGGGTGATTTGCGAGACTTCAGAATCTCCGCTGCACCACAACGGCGTCCTTGGCGACATAATTAGCGTCATTTTCAC CCCGTCGACATCCCGGTCCGAAAATTTACCACGTGACATGCTAGAGGCCGAACTCGTTGGACGCGGTGACAactgttcgaaatattatacCAACTGTCCCGTGGGCCTCTTCGACTTGATTGGAATTCTCGTGTAA
- the LOC122418454 gene encoding uncharacterized protein, with amino-acid sequence MPPRPSSSWGRGKLFFALVLFSLHRVGPVEGEGTLTNLTTSGSQGRYLVFPPRSSWAPTKVQLIMGLGLPMEVDVSMIVGYVMKFNYALPDNASYLTHPYASRYDRSIHRNPSLGHQKKSYDEEPRRGREKMVSATRWEIYRVIETALESFRVSGKGCLLRTVCHVAEVAFDNPRSGLFAELIHVLLTPSTTREKYEATGDQEYHSAEAAGRDNPGKCETLFSECDHNLLEYFTEINVIEGAMKYRGLYD; translated from the exons ATGCCTCCGAGGCCGTCGAGCTCCTGGGGACGagggaaattgtttttcgctcTGGTGTTATTCTCGTTGCACAGAGTTGGCCCGGTCGAGGGAGAAGGAACGTTGACGAACCTGACAACGTCAGGCTCCCAAGGACGCTACCTCGTTTTTCCACCTCGATCCTCGTGGGCGCCTACGAAAGTTCAG ttgATAATGGGACTTGGTCTTCCAATGGAAGTCGACGTCAGCATGATCGTTGGTTACGTGATGAAATTCAATTACGCCTTGCCCGACAACGCTTCTTACTTGACCCACCCCTATGCTTCCCGTTACGATCGATCCATCCATCGAAACCCTAGTCTTGGACACCAAAAGAAAAGTTACGATGAAGAGCCCCGACGAG ggagagagaaaatggtATCGGCAACGCGCTGGGAAATCTACAGGGTCATCGAGACAGCCCTCGAAAGCTTTCGAGTTTCGGGAAAGGGCTGCCTCTTGAGAACTGTTTGCCACGTTGCGGAAGTAGCCTTCGACAACCCTCGTTCAGGACTCTTTGCTGAACTTATCCATGTACTGCTCAC TCCATCGACGACCCGTGAGAAATACGAAGCGACTGGCGATCAGGAATACCATTCGGCCGAAGCTGCGGGTAGAGATAATCCAGGAAAATGTGAAACGCTCTTTTCCGAATGTGATCACAATCTTCTCGAATATTTTACGGAAATTAATGTCATCGAAGGAGCAATGAAGTATCGTGGGCTGTACGATTGA
- the LOC122418455 gene encoding uncharacterized protein — translation MTFGSFCGKNARSCFPILWKARPKFRYETPSQFFRYLLNFFHCNCKIAVAHFKIFQKSSKNILVTFLFTIIKLFVLQVLFGLGLPMEGEVSMTLGYVLKCNYRLPYNASDFSDGPYVRYARATHPDNLNLPQASPETGAVSRWSLYRMLAMALEPGGSRGKACVLRAVCESAESPLGEGVLSEILHVFLTPSTTSEEYEIYGDREYDAAEKIGRHSSGDACQIVYHECPYSPLNYFTTERVF, via the exons ATGACATTCGGGAGCTTTTGCGGAAAAAACGCTCGCTCCTGTTTCCCAATCCTTTGGAAAGCGAGACCAAAGTTCAGGTACGAGACTCCgtcacaattttttcgttatttattgaatttttttcattgcaattGCAAAATTGCAGTTGcccatttcaaaattttccaaaaatcaagCAAAAACAttcttgttacttttttattcacaataaTTAAACTTTTTGTGCTTCAGGTTTTATTCGGTCTCGGCTTACCGATGGAAGGAGAAGTTTCCATGACACTCGGCTACGTACTTAAATGCAACTATCGTCTTCCTTACAACGCTTCCGACTTTAGTGACGGCCCGTACGTACGATATGCCAGAGCCACTCATCCTGACAATCTCAACTTGCCTCAGGCCTCCCCAGAAACCG GAGCCGTCTCGCGTTGGAGTTTATACCGGATGCTGGCGATGGCGTTGGAGCCGGGAGGATCGAGGGGGAAAGCTTGTGTTCTGCGGGCGGTTTGCGAGTCGGCGGAGTCTCCGCTCGGTGAGGGTGTGCTGAGCGAAATTTTGCATGTGTTTCTGACACCGTCGACAACTTCCGAGGAATACGAAATTTATGGGGACCGGGAGTACGACGCTGCGGAAAAAATCGGGAGGCATTCCAGCGGCGATGCTTGTCAAATCGTCTATCACGAGTGTCCCTACAGCCCCTTAAATTACTTCACGACCGAGAGGGTGTTTTGA
- the LOC122418459 gene encoding uncharacterized protein isoform X2 encodes MAKLLHRPIRAFSFPEASTMGLFFALAVPLEAPRNSVSLSYFFEATYNLPQNSTDFEPHVQRSERKRRGIQRKTIYHSIQRKFERSGLRGRECLLRVICETSESPLHHNGVLGDIISVIFTPSTSRSENLPRDMLEAELVGRGDNCSKYYTNCPVGLFDLIGILV; translated from the exons ATGGCAAAGCTTCTTCACAGACCAATTCGAGCATTTTCGTTTCCGGAAGCGAGCACAATGGGA CTTTTCTTTGCTCTCGCAGTGCCTCTCGAGGCACCAAGAAATTCGGTCTCGCTCTCCTATTTCTTCGAGGCTACTTACAATCTGCCCCAAAATTCAACAGACTTCGAGCCTCACGTGCAgagaagcgagagaaaaaggagaggCATACAGAGAAAAACGATTTATCATtcaattcaacgaaaattcgaaag GTCAGGATTACGAGGGAGAGAGTGCCTTCTGAGGGTGATTTGCGAGACTTCAGAATCTCCGCTGCACCACAACGGCGTCCTTGGCGACATAATTAGCGTCATTTTCAC CCCGTCGACATCCCGGTCCGAAAATTTACCACGTGACATGCTAGAGGCCGAACTCGTTGGACGCGGTGACAactgttcgaaatattatacCAACTGTCCCGTGGGCCTCTTCGACTTGATTGGAATTCTCGTGTAA